ACGTGAAACTTATACTTTCTTATATTTTCAAAAAAAGTGGCCCGAATTGCTTCACCAGAAATGGGAGGCTTTCGGGCCTTTTTTATTGAAAATTTGATGTGTATTTACTATGTGAAGCAGATTGTCTAATGTTTTGACCCTGTGTTATGATATGACAAATATCGCGGTTGGAGGATAGACATGACTGGGGATACAGAAGAATATAAAAAGTTGAACGAAGAGCAAAGAAATAAGAACATTATTTTAGTAGGGATGATGGCAACAGGGAAGTCAACAGTAGGTGCTATTTTAGCTAGGGAACTAGGCTATGAGCTGGTTGATTTAGATCATGTCATTACTGAAACTGAAGGCAGAAGCATTGCGGAAATCTTCGCAGAAGATGGCGAGGAATACTTTCGAAGCGTGGAAACAGCGGTTCTAAAACGTATGCTAGAGTCCGAGAATAAATTAATATCCACAGGTGGGGGCGCAGTATTGGCGCCGGGGAATACAGCGTTAATGCTGAGTAAAGGGCATGTGGTTGCGCTGACGGCAACAGAAGAAGAGATTATTGCCCGCGTTAGTGGAGATCAGAATCGTCCGCTGCTCGCCGGCAATGCAGAAGAACGGGTTAGACGGATTATGGAAGACCGCCATGATGCTTACCTGTTCGCGCATTACACGGTCGATACAACGGGACTGACTGCGGCAGAAGTGTCGCAACATATTTTAATGCATTACCGCGGTTGAGCTTTTAAGAGAGTGTTTCATTCCATTCAATCATACCGCCGCTTAAATTTGTAGCGTTAATGCCAAACTGTTGTAGATATTCGCATACACGCTGGCTTCGTGCACCGGAACGGCAAATAAAGATTACTTTAGCATCGCTTGGAATATCCTCTGTGCGATGTGGAATTTCTCCCATGGGGATATGCTGTGCACCGGGAATCATCCCGAAGGCAACCTCTTCGTCTTCACGAACGTCGATGAGTACAAGGTCTTCCCCTGTCTCTAGACACTGCCGCAATTCTTGCGGTGTGATTTGTGGAACATTATGCATGGTTGTGACCTCTTTTCATCAGAAGAATGGTTTAATGATAACACAAGCATGGATTACCCTGTCAAACAAGCACTACATACAACTATATCTACTAAGGAGAGTTTATATTATGGACGTTATTGTTAGGCCAACGCCATCTTTGCAGGGGGAATTCGGAGCCCTCTCTTCCAAAAACTATACCACTCGTTATTTACTGGTTGCCGCATTGTCAGAAGGTGTAAGTACGATTTATCATCCGGCACATAGTGAAGACAGCGATGCTATCCGTCGTTGTATTGCAGATTTGGGAGCTGTACTCACAGAAGATGATGAGAAAATTGTGATTCAAGGCTTTGGACGCAAACCGAAGGATGTTAAGGAACTTAATGTGGGGAATGCTGGAGCAGTATTACGTTTTCTAATGGCTGTGGCTGCGCTAAGCCCTGAGGTTACATTTGTAAATACGTATCCTGACTCATTGGGCAAACGTCCGCATGACGATCTGATCGTGTCTCTAGAACAGCTTGGTGTGAAGGTAGAGCATAACGAAGGAAAACTGCCGATCACGATCTGTGGAGGTAAACCTGTTGGGGGTAAAATTACAGTTTCCGGTGCAGTCAGCTCCCAATTCCTAAGCGCTCTTCTGTTCCTGACACCATTGCTTGAAGAAGATAGTGAAATTATTGTCCTTGATGATTTGAAATCGAAGGTTGTCGTAGGTCAGACGTTAGAAGTATTGGAGCAGGCGGGAATTGTAGTTCATGCGGCGGATGATTACATGTCCTTTAAAGTGCCGGGTCGTCAAGCCTATGCGGCTAAGACTTATACAGTTCAAGGTGACTATCCTGGCTCCGCGGCTATTCTTGCGGCAGCTGCTGTTACAAAGTCGGATGTTAAGGTTCATCGACTTGTGGAACAGAGTAAACAGGGAGAAAGAGCCATTGTTGATGTACTGCGTATGATGGAAGTACCTCTTACTCATAATGAGGGGACGGTACACGTACAAGGGAACGGTGTTCTGAAAGCCGTTGAATTCGACGGTGATGCTGCAACCGATGCAGTGCTGGCTATGGTAGCTGCTGCTGTATTTGCTGAAGGTACTTCGCGATTCTATAACGTTGAGAATCTGCGATATAAGGAATGTGATCGTATAACTGATTACTTGGCAGAGTTGACTCGTGCCGGAGCCAATGTTGAGGAACGCCGCGATGAAATTATTGTTCACGGCATGCCAGAAGGTGTCGAAGGTGGTGTGACCATCAACGCACATTACGACCACCGTGTAATTATGGCTTTGTCAGTAGTAGGTTTACGTGCTCGTAAACCGCTCTTGATCAAAGATGCTCACCATGTTGCTAAGTCGTATCCGCAATACTTTGATCACCTGCGTGCGCTTGGTGCGAATGTAGAGTGGGTACAATAGAAGTAAGGGGGCTAGTGTAACTAGCTTCAGTCTTCAGTTAAGTAAATCAGGATCATAAAGTGTAACTATGGAAAGGGGCACTATGTATGAGCTTTGAGAATCCAAGCCGGGAGCAGATCGGAGATATCCTTGCTTCTGCCGGTAATATTGCAGTTGTTGGCCTGTCTGACAAAACAGACCGTACCTCCTATATGGTTGCGGGTGCTATGCAAAGTCGGGGATATCGGATTATCCCTGTAAACCCTTTGGTTGACGGTGAAATACTGGGAGAGAAGTGCTATCATACGTTAGCAGAAATTCCAGAGCCGGTGGACATTGTCAATGTGTTCCGTCGTAGTGAACACTGTGCTAAGGTCGCACAGGAAGCCGCTGACATCGGCGCACGTGTGCTCTGGCTCCAGCAGGGGATTATCAGCCAGGAAGCCGCTGAAATCGCC
This Paenibacillus sp. FSL R5-0345 DNA region includes the following protein-coding sequences:
- a CDS encoding shikimate kinase, whose translation is MTGDTEEYKKLNEEQRNKNIILVGMMATGKSTVGAILARELGYELVDLDHVITETEGRSIAEIFAEDGEEYFRSVETAVLKRMLESENKLISTGGGAVLAPGNTALMLSKGHVVALTATEEEIIARVSGDQNRPLLAGNAEERVRRIMEDRHDAYLFAHYTVDTTGLTAAEVSQHILMHYRG
- a CDS encoding rhodanese-like domain-containing protein encodes the protein MHNVPQITPQELRQCLETGEDLVLIDVREDEEVAFGMIPGAQHIPMGEIPHRTEDIPSDAKVIFICRSGARSQRVCEYLQQFGINATNLSGGMIEWNETLS
- the aroA gene encoding 3-phosphoshikimate 1-carboxyvinyltransferase; the encoded protein is MDVIVRPTPSLQGEFGALSSKNYTTRYLLVAALSEGVSTIYHPAHSEDSDAIRRCIADLGAVLTEDDEKIVIQGFGRKPKDVKELNVGNAGAVLRFLMAVAALSPEVTFVNTYPDSLGKRPHDDLIVSLEQLGVKVEHNEGKLPITICGGKPVGGKITVSGAVSSQFLSALLFLTPLLEEDSEIIVLDDLKSKVVVGQTLEVLEQAGIVVHAADDYMSFKVPGRQAYAAKTYTVQGDYPGSAAILAAAAVTKSDVKVHRLVEQSKQGERAIVDVLRMMEVPLTHNEGTVHVQGNGVLKAVEFDGDAATDAVLAMVAAAVFAEGTSRFYNVENLRYKECDRITDYLAELTRAGANVEERRDEIIVHGMPEGVEGGVTINAHYDHRVIMALSVVGLRARKPLLIKDAHHVAKSYPQYFDHLRALGANVEWVQ
- a CDS encoding CoA-binding protein; its protein translation is MSFENPSREQIGDILASAGNIAVVGLSDKTDRTSYMVAGAMQSRGYRIIPVNPLVDGEILGEKCYHTLAEIPEPVDIVNVFRRSEHCAKVAQEAADIGARVLWLQQGIISQEAAEIAAEHGMTAIMDRCIKVEEAITMHGRSRA